A genomic segment from Xiphophorus maculatus strain JP 163 A chromosome 6, X_maculatus-5.0-male, whole genome shotgun sequence encodes:
- the LOC111608929 gene encoding dynein heavy chain 17, axonemal-like, with translation MEGTDDERLEPIRMLVQRSFRLDPDKWREFVSEISNKTALTRFMSSPDHQLFFHLQPDSGLQASLGLPSAAQAKVVCVSRAAQEGSGKAFRIQEFSGGKALSGLIGLSEEVSCPLLSRAADRSRWAVGVAQDAMKLMEKQKNAAQVVEAKVEGLTFLPPPDALCNQDDLDRFLARCSPDRGGGCHDNDNSNTNGLVQDPSLKKLSLTGSNNSDHSHHDDSVEDRSSLHDNSCHVNQNEQKLAVARLLHACEETVVEWVELVSDFLQQDWSGLILDRQKPVPSEEFSFWKNRLKNLLFIQEQLLSTKAQQVGSILKAEDSIYWAALQDLQRHVQEGVREAEDITLHLTLVQQKLTEVLEMDFHQLKDNVAAVMDAVGLLWTHSEFYCRPRRTVVLLQEICNLYIQLSRGFLPGQEVIGVLVSEPGPVLQDIQLVIQTLQALKSAFCEQQTQLELKNQNQATPTPSWTFPSHLVFFHLDTFLNRLLSIQEVHLVTARFYRLDQAVLTGASGTLLTVGIQQVYQDFLVQVRLLSACSCDPTDPEDQTFEVELDRFWEQVLDLETRLVSVLSKALEDCSEVASAAKVVKMFWFFLDRPQVQDQLPPCLARLEDQVLADLDRTELEFYSQKEKPERWFRFCPAGTARLCWNRQLRRRAQETLRSFRTIQNLCGGVALAPALLQRAEQVMELLQDFRNNTRSDWSARLEEDCGSVLNQKLVQIDPPTHLEVAGRKQLEAVLQQLRYVSREGGVALRPDADRLLLARDDITHTFLLLDQTVSCYNQVVGGAMEAELPLIQEQLQLLNDTLSELQSKTWICKDVQQQSQQVLAVHSSITEARANMDAMKSIAQGWAELDLLQRSGDSLLESSVNDHNCRGIKADGEQLLSLTQVNRRLYGADEASEAWTGYLDYIDDRVQDGLLQLLHRALRFLTNSMNTQQSGGAALLAVSLQLRDSRGLVFEPSIDDGPAAFLKTIIRDVYGAGALVPRISVGRHGDYQESLRQNPELCALEQEVMTRLLQVKEEAKKLRAGLDRYAHLWLSDKQAVFQEFLTYGKPLAVGEVEADQNPPSLKDFQREIQVLLTVSSEVTHLDEGVVLQGWLQVDMRPFITCLLSIILDWKDMYTDFLLESATNSLQQATQPKDRGSASFDLTDTILLLEAAGVELPEHLAAKLQ, from the exons ATGGAAGGTACCGACGACGAGCGGTTAGAACCGATCCGGATGTTGGTCCAACGGAGCTTCAGGCTGGACCCGGACAAATGGCGGGAGTTTGTGTCGGAGATCAGCAACAAGACGGCTCTGACCAGGTTCATGAGCAGCCCGGATCATCAGCTGTTCTTCCACCTGCAGCCGGACTCCGGGCTCCAGGCCAGCCTCGGCCTCCCCTCGGCAGCCCAGGCCAAGGTTGTGTGCGTGTCCCGGGCGGCGCAGGAAGGCTCTGGGAAAGCCTTCAGGATCCAGGAATTTAGCGGAGGAAAGGCTCTGAGCGGCCTGATAGGCCTCAGCGAAGAg GTGTCCTGCCCCCTCCTCAGCAGGGCGGCGGACCGGAGCAGGTGGGCGGTGGGCGTGGCCCAGGACGCCATGAAGCTGATGGAGAAGCAGAAGAACGCCGCTCAGGTGGTGGAGGCTAAGGTGGAGGGACTCACCTTCCTTCCTCCACCCGACGCGCTCTGTAACCAGGACGACCTCGACCGCTTCCTCGCACGCTGTAGCCCTGATCGAGGCGGTGGTTGCCATGACAACGACAACAGCAACACCAATGGGCTGGTTCAGGACCCTTCTCTGAAAAAGCTCAGCCTCACTGGCAGCAATAACTCCGATCACAGTCACCATGACGATTCTGTCGAGGACCGTAGCAGTCTCCATGACAACAGTTGCCATGTGAACCAAAATGAACA GAAGCTGGCGGTGGCCCGTCTGCTCCACGCCTGTGAGGAGACGGTGGTGGAGTGGGTGGAGCTAGTGTCAGACTTTCTCCAGCAGGACTGGTCTGGACTGATTCTGGACCGGCAGAAACCTGTCCCTTCAGAGGAGTTTTCCTTCTGGAAGAACCGTCTGAAGAACTTGCTCTTCATCCAGGAACag CTGCTGAGCACCAAAGCCCAGCAGGTGGGCTCCATCCTGAAGGCTGAAGACAGCATCTACTGGGCCGCTCTGCAGGACCTCCAGAGACACGTCCAGGAAG GTGTCCGGGAAGCCGAAGACATCACGCTGCACCTGACCCTGGTCCAGCAGAAGCTCACCGAGGTTCTGGAGATGGACTTCCATCAG CTGAAGGACAACGTGGCAGCAGTGATGGACGCGGTGGGCCTGCTGTGGACCCACTCTGAGTTCTACTGCCGGCCCAGAAGGACCgtggttctgctgcaggagatCTGCAACCTCTACATCCAGCTG AGCAGGGGCTTCCTCCCTGGACAGGAAGTGATCGGGGTTCTGGTGTCAGAACCCGGCCCGGTTCTCCAGGACATCCAGCTGGTGATCCAGACCCTTCAGGCTCTCAAGTCCGCCTTTTGTGAGCAGCAGACCCAACTGGAGCTCAAGAATCAGAACCAG GCCACGCCCACTCCCAGCTGGACCTTCCCATCTCACCTGGTCTTCTTCCACCTGGACACCTTCCTGAACCGCCTGCTCAGCATCCAG GAAGTGCACTTGGTCACGGCGCGGTTCTACCGGCTGGACCAGGCGGTTCTGACCGGCGCCAGCGGCACCTTGCTGACCGTCGGCATCCAGCAGGTGTACCAGGACTTCCTGGTCCAGGTGAGGCTGCTGTCGGCCTGCAGCTGCGACCCCACTGACCCAGAGGACCAG ACCTTTGAGGTGGAGCTGGACCGGTTCTGGGAGCAGGTTCTGGACCTGGAGACCCGGCTGGTGTCGGTTCTGAGCAAGGCCCTGGAGGACTGCAGCGAGGTGGCGTCCGCTGCCAAG GTGGTgaagatgttctggttcttccTGGACCGGCCCCAGGTCCAGGACCAGCTGCCTCCCTGCCTGGCCCGGCTGGAGGATCAGGTTCTGGCGGACCTGGACCGGACTGAGCTGGAGTTCTACAGCCAGAAGGAAAAACCCGAGCGGTGGTTCCGGTTCTGCCCGGCCGGCACCGCCCGGCTCTGCTGGAACCGCCAGCTGCGGCGCCGAGCCCAGGAGACCCTGAGGAGCTTCAGAACCATCCAGAACCT GTGTGGGGGCGTGGCCTTGGCGCCGGCGCTGCTGCAGAGGGCGGAGCAGGtgatggagctgctgcaggacttCAGAAACAACACCAGGTCTGATTGGAGCGCCAGGCTGGAGGAGGACTGCGGTTCCGTCCTGAACCAGAAGCTGGTCCAGATCGACCCGCCGACCCACCTGGAGGTGGCCGGCAGGAAGCAG CTGGAGGCGGTGCTGCAGCAACTGCGCTACGTGAGCAGAGAGGGCGGCGTGGCGCTTCGCCCCGACGCAGACCGCCTCCTGCTGGCCAGAGACGACATCACGCACACCTTCCTCCTGCTGGACCAGACCGTGTCCTGCTACAACCAG GTGGTGGGCGGGGCCATGGAGGCGGAGCTTCCTCTGATccaggagcagctgcagctgctgaatgACACTCTGAGTGAACTGCAGAGCAAGACCTGGATCTGTAAAG atgtgcagcagcagagccagCAGGTGTTGGCCGTTCATTCCAGCATCACAGAAGCTCGAGCCAACATGGACGCCATGAAAAGCATCGCACAG GGGTGGGCGGAGCTTGACCTTCTGCAGCGTTCAGGTGATTCTCTGCTGGAGAGCAGCGTTAACGATCACAACTGTAGAGGCATCAAGGCAGACGGGGAGCAGCTGCTCAGCCTGACACAG GTAAACAGGCGCCTGTACGGAGCTGATGAGGCTTCTGAGGCCTGGACCGGGTACCTGGACTACATCGACGACAGAGTCCAGGAcggcctgctgcagctgctgcacagAGCCCTGCGCTTCCTGACCAACAGCATGAACacacag CAGAGCGGTGGCGCCGCCCTGCTGGCCGTCTCTCTGCAACTGCGGGACTCCAGAGGACTCGTGTTTGAGCCGTCGATAGACGACGGCCCCGCCGCCTTCCTGAAAACCATCATCAGGGATGTTTACGGCGCCGGCGCTCTGGTTCCCAGGATCTCCGTCGGTCGCCATGGTGACTACCAA GAGAGTCTGCGGCAGAACCCGGAGCTGTGTGCTctggaacaggaagtgatgacaAGGCTGCTGCAGGTGAAGGAGGAGGCAAAGAAGCTGAGGGCGGGGCTGGACAGGTACGCTCACCTGTGGCTCAGTGACAAGCAGGCCGTGTTCCAGGAGTTCCTGACCTACGGAAAGCCGCTGGCAGTCGGGGAGGTCGAGGCTGACCAGAACCCGCCCAGCCTGAAGGACTTCCAGAGAGAG ATCCAGGTACTGCTGACCGTCAGCTCAGAGGTGACTCACCTGGACGAGGGCGTGGTCCTGCAGGGCTGGCTGCAGGTGGACATGCGTCCCTTCATCACCTGCCTGCTGTCCATCATCCTGGACTGGAAAGACATGTACACCGACTTCCTGCTGGAGTCGGCCACCAACAG CCTCCAGCAGGCGACCCAACCCAAAGACCGAGGCTCCGCCTCCTTCGACCTGACGGACACCATCCTGCTGCTGGAGGCCGCCGGGGTGGAGCTGCCCGAACACCTGGCCGCCAAGCTGCAG